A portion of the Malania oleifera isolate guangnan ecotype guangnan chromosome 3, ASM2987363v1, whole genome shotgun sequence genome contains these proteins:
- the LOC131152342 gene encoding probable pectinesterase 29, whose product MSLQCQWLRMCALVVAFLGFATTEAAVGGRMPGYSIPTIVVDQSGRGNFTTIQAAIDAVPWGNSRWICIFVKSGLYKEKVSIPREKGFIYLKGEGRRKANVVWSDHDSIAQSPTFTSWADNVFARSISFTNSYNLPMSQNGNPRAPAVAAMIAGDKSSFYRCSFFGVQDTLWDFEGRHYFKSCTIVGAVDFIFGSGQSIYDGCTVAVTTAALGPGVPGYITAQGRSSPEQSNGFVFKNCRVVGNGLTYLGRPWRGYARVIFYSTYMSNIIVPQGWNAWYTSSREYQLTFVEYNCTGLGADTSRRVKWLSRLSTDVLYRLTRLDYIDSDGWLMSQPHSSTILA is encoded by the exons ATGTCTCTCCAGTGTCAATGGCTCCGTATGTGCGCACTGGTAGTTGCTTTCTTGGGGTTTGCGACGACTGAAGCTGCAGTCGGTGGGAGGATGCCAGGCTACAGCATTCCCACCATTGTCGTTGACCAGTCGGGCCGAGGTAATTTCACCACCATCCAGGCTGCCATTGATGCTGTTCCCTGGGGCAATTCTCGCTGGATTTGTATCTTTGTCAAGTCCGGACTTTACAA AGAGAAGGTGTCGATCCCAAGGGAGAAAGGGTTCATCTACCTCAAGGGAGAGGGAAGGAGAAAAGCCAATGTGGTATGGTCTGATCACGACTCTATAGCGCAGAGCCCCACCTTCACCTCCTGGGCTGACAATGTCTTTGCTAGAAGCATCAGCTTCACG AACTCATATAACCTTCCGATGTCACAAAACGGTAACCCACGAGCGCCAGCGGTGGCGGCTATGATTGCCGGTGACAAGTCCTCATTCTACCGTTGTAGTTTCTTCGGGGTGCAAGACACCTTGTGGGATTTCGAAGGCAGGCATTACTTCAAGAGCTGCACCATCGTCGGCGCTGTCGATTTCATCTTTGGCAGCGGCCAATCCATTTATGac gGATGTACCGTAGCGGTGACAACGGCAGCTTTAGGGCCTGGCGTACCAGGATACATAACAGCACAGGGAAGAAGCAGTCCGGAACAAAGCAACGGGTTCGTCTTCAAAAACTGCAGAGTGGTGGGCAATGGGCTGACGTACCTGGGACGGCCATGGAGAGGATATGCCAGGGTGATATTCTACAGTACTTATATGAGCAACATCATAGTTCCTCAAGGATGGAATGCTTGGTACACCTCTTCCCGAGA GTACCAATTGACTTTTGTTGAGTACAACTGCACGGGATTGGGAGCAGACACTTCACGGCGCGTAAAATGGTTATCAAGGCTGAGCACGGACGTGCTGTACAGGCTAACCAGGTTGGACTACATTGATTCGGATGGTTGGCTGATGAGCCAACCTCATAGCAGCACTATTCTTGCTTAG